The sequence below is a genomic window from Brevibacillus laterosporus.
CAGTCAGTACGAAAAGTCAATATATTCTTTGCTCCCTCATGTCCTCTGGAAGTATGAACGATGGGAAAGCAGCGATTCCTTTGTTGAAAGGAATTCAAACTGTCCTGCCCAATCACATGCGATATGCAATCATGGATGCGGGATATGACTATGTCCCGATCTATCAACAAATCGGACGAATGAACGCACAAGCGATTATTGCTTACAACAAGCGGAATGAAGGAGAAATGGTTGGATTCGATTCACATTTTGCGCCAACTTGTGTCCGAGAATGCTCTTATCGTTACGACAGTTATGATAAGAAGTACAAAACGTTGAAATTTGTACGGCCAAAAGAATGTAAAGACTGTCCATTGAATCAGGATTCTCTCTGTCAAAAAGTCTATAAAATTAAGGCTGAAACCGATCTTCGAAAGTACACCGCGCCAGCCAGAGGAACAAAAACGTGGGAAGAACTATATGACCAGAGAACAGCCGTAGAGCGAGTACATGCTTATTTGAAGGAGTTCTTTCAGCTAAACAATGTCCGATATCGCACAGGAAAGAGGGCAAAAGTCCATTTTGACTTGGTTACTCTTGTTTATAATGCATCCAAGTTAGCAGTGGATCGAATTCGTAGGAACTGGCAAGTAGGATGAAAGTAGCAGCTTAATTTTTTCAAAAAAACAGCATTAATCCCGTAGGGATAGTCTAATTATTTTTGGAAAAAGCCTTTATGAAATTGATTCATGTATCAAATTAAATGAAATAATTTACTTACTACTCCACTTGTGATATGGTTCACCGTACTGTATCTAAGAACATAGTTGGTTATGATCAGAAGGTAGTTATTACTGTTTGAAACTTTAATACTAATGAAGAATACCCATGAATCCTCTATATTTCAAGAATCATGGGCATTCTTATTAGTAACTAGTCCTCTATTAATCTTACAACTAACACACAGAGCTTATTTAACACAATAAAAACGTCTGAATTATGGGGATTCGGACGTTACAACGTTAAGTTTACACATATGAAATTATTGGGAACCCTTGTGTATTACTTTGTTTTCGTGACTACCAATTTCCAAATGTTAAACCTAGTCTTGTAATTCTTCTAGTGTATTACCGATACGAACTGATAGACTGCCAGACATTTTATCTTGACCCGAAGTAAAGCTCCAAGGTTTCTTAATCTATTTCGCTTTTGTTTTCTGCAATTTTTACTGATACTTTACCAGACATATTTTCAACTGATGTAACCGAAACTGTATACAGATCAGTTCCCCAAGCAGAACTACTTTTCTCATCAAAAACTTTGTTAGGTTTTACCATTCCACTCATAACCTCTTTATAAGTATAAGATAAATTTTTCCAGTTGTAAGTTATTATGATATTATTTTATTTTTCAAGTAATTATAGAGTTCATCGTATCTTATTAACAAAGCGTAAATTAACGCAAATGCTACAATTCCCATTGGTGAAATAGAAATTCCTGAATACATAGCTTCTAAAAAAGATACTGAAAAGTAGTAAAGCACGAAAGATACTACAGTTTCTAGAAGTCTTAATTTTATGCCACTTACAGCTAATTTTGTATTGATCACGGAAGTGATAAAACTGGACAAAAAAGATGGTATTATCAGTAGATACACGCTTACCGAAAAAGAAATCACAGAAAAAAAGGACTCTATTCTTATGTCAAATATTAGAGACATTAAACAGAAAAATACAGCATGGATTAAAGTGCCAACTGCGACACCAGCTACGACTATTCCAAGAATGTAAAAGAAAACAGAAGCATTTAACCAAGGATATCTCTTCATTTTCATCTCACCTTCCTTGTTATGATTCAATTAAATTATATGAACCAGAAAATGATATCAGTAATATCCTTTGCTACATCCTCTGGTACGTTAAATCTCTTTAATGCTTTTATCATAGCCTTCTTAGTGCCAGCTTCCACCATTTCGCAAGCATCTGCAATTTCTCTTGAGTACTTCCTTACTAAATCCGCCTTAGATTTGCTCCATAAGCCTATGGTCTTCTCAAGCACCCATCCACCAGCTCTTACGATTTTACCGAAACCTTTAATAGCTTTAAGAGTGGCGCTGACAACCTTTTGTTCTTCGATAATACCTTTGTGTGTTTCTAATGGGACGATCTTCTTGGTTTTTAAGTCTAAATAGACATCTGCTTCAATTATGACAAGTCTAAAGTTTATCGGGTCATAAACTGTCCTTCCAGCAGAATCAACATACCAGCCTGTTTTTTCATCAAACTGCATATTATGTTGACTTGGATCAAAATATTCTGTATCTTGCACTACATTTGTACTAGTAGATGATGCGGTAACAACGGAAGTAAAAGTTAAAGATAAGCATGGGCTGAACTTTTCGTTCTCCCCATTCTTGACTCTTCTTTTCTTTCAACAACTTTTTCTTTTCCAAATCCCACAAATTCATAAATAACACTTCACATTAGGTGTAATATCATACTGGCTTTGATACCTTCATGAATAGCTGAAAAACGGCTCATTTTATCCCAAAGGATTCCGCAGGTTTCCGTACAGTCTATTCTCATATCCGACAAACCTGTTTAATGTTTTGTAAGCTTTTGAAAGGCAACAATAGACTCATCTAGTTGTTGACTCATCTGTAATACTGTTGGACTTGAAAACGAACCTTCTTTACAATACAACTGCTCTAATTCTTGACGGAGGCGTTTAATAATCTTCTTAAATCGTTTGTTAATCTGAAACTTTCTACTTTCTTCACTTGTAAGTGAGTGGTAAATTAAACTTGAGAAACATTTTTTGTTCCTCAAGGTGGGGGCGTTCCGATGGTGTGCAAACTAATGGGAACGCTCCTTTTAGTTAACAAATCATATAATCCGAAGATGATACCCCGTCCCTTCCTCCTATGTAATATTTTACCAATCGTATTGTTTTTTTCTGCAAAATAAAAAAAATCGAAACGTTCAACAAAATTTTACAAATTATTACATAATCCGCACTTTGTTATAAATAAAAAGGACACCACTCTTTTAAAAAGTGTGGCGTCCACTGAAAAATTCCAGATGAAATGAAAAATTCCAGATGAAATGAAAAATGGTTTTCCTCAGACTGTATTATTTCTCTGATTAGTTCGATATTTCTTGCTTTAGATAGAGCTTCTAACAGCCTGTTTAATCGATACAAGCGTCTAATGCCTTTAACCTCTTCTAAACATACCTGCAACAAAGGAATGGCTTTTTCATAATCACCTCTTTGTGAAAGAATAATCGCTCGATAATAATTTATACATTCAATAATAAAACGATATTCCTTTTTTTCACATTCATCTAAATGTGAACGCAGACTAATATGGTCTTCAAGTTCTGCGTAAGAGTTACACATTGCCAATGCTACACTTTCTTTAAGATCATTATTTTCGTTTTATCCTCATTCATCCCCGTTTGACCTAATTTAATACACTTTTCATACTTTTTAATATTATGTGCGTGAAGTGCCATGCGATAATAAAAAGTTATCTGTTCTTCGAGGGATAAAAAGTCAACATAGTAGGCTATTTCTTCTCCGTCTCTCAAAAGATGATGGCATCTATTATCGTAACGTAAAATTCTTCATCTATGGCGGAGCTATTGAAGTGTTCAGCCTCGGATAGATATTTGAGGGTAGGGTGTGAATGTAAAATATTCCCCCTCCTTTAGTCAATGGGTTCAACTAAAGCAAAAAAAGCCATCCTTTCAGGACAGCTTATCTCATAACAATTCTAAATTGCTCTACTTTTTATTAATCACTTGCATCATTTGCTTTTGTTCCCATTGTTGAATTAATTGATAAATGGGTGATTTTTTTTGTTCTGCTTGTTTTTTAGCCATTTCTGCTTGTGTCATAATTTGATTAGGTTTATTTACATTAAGTTGATAATATTTTGTATAATATTTCATTAATTCATCCAAGGTAATTCCTAGTTGTTTAGCTTTCTCAGCAGTAGATATCTCAGACACAGCTACAGTTGCACCAAAGTTAGCTACATTTGAGTTAACTGCATTTGAGATACTTACATTTGATGGAGTACCTACATTTGTTTTGATTTGACCAGTTACACCTTGAGATGCAAAAGCAGAGCTTGCCATAGCGCATAGAGCAAAAACCATTGTAGCTGCCATTAGTTTCTTTTTCATTGAGAAACTCCTCCTAAATGTTTGGTGTTTTTGAAGGTATATAAAGTGAATTTCATATGTTCATGTCCTTCGTTGTTTATAATGTATCAGTTCATTCTGGAGTTTATCTGTAGTTAAAATGGAGTCTAGATGAACTTAATAGTTAGAAATAAAAACGAAGCAGAGGAGCTATTCAATGAGAAGAGGGATGAAGAAGACATTATGATGGTGTCTATTAGTCGAATCGTAAATTCTTCATCTAGGGTGGAGCTATGGAAGTGTTCAGCCCCATATTGGACATGCAGAATGGATGTAAACTATCCCCCTTCCAAGAACTATATCCAGTCATCATGAAACAGAAAAAGCCATCCATGTAGGATAGCTTACTTTATAAACAAATTCTCAACCGCTCTTTTTCTGTCTTCTTCTGTTGGCTTGCTATAGCGTAACACCATATCCGCTGACTTATGACCGCTCAATGATTTAATAACATCTATATCCTGATTGTCTCTTATCAATGCTGTAAAAATACGTTGTTGTCGATTACTTAGAAATAATGCATCGTTACTGTCAGATCGTTCCTCTACGTATCTATTTATTGCCCTTCTTACTTCTGCATTCAGCGGAATTGCTCTTTCTTTGTTGCCCTTCCCTGTTCTTACCGTTCGTTCTCCTTTACGTTCACTACTTTCAACGTCTGATTGATCAAGATTGACAAGTTCACTTACTCGTAATCCTGTGTACAGCAGAGTTACCACAATTGCAAAATCCCGCTTGTTTCCTGTCCTTTCTATTTCTCTCATTAACTTATTGTATTCGTTCCTATCCAATGCTTTAGGAGCTTGTAGTAAAGCACCCTTCCGCTAATTAAATCTCTATTTTTTATCTCTTATTTCTTCTAAAATTTCTATTACACGATCGTTTTGTTTTTCAATTGACTTTAATCTTTTTTCGATTATGCTTGAAGAAAAAAATACAATAAGTACAATAGCTATTCCAGCAAATAATCCCAATGCTTTTCTCCTCCCATAAAATGGTCTCTTTTTATTATCAGCTTACTACATTATCTTGTTCAACTAATCCTGCCACGTTAGTTCAATGATAGGGTAAACAACCGCTAAAGTAAAAGTTAATTCGCTTAGAATCGCCCTCACAGACACTATGAAACCCAAAAAGGTTTGAAATTTTTCTCGTAAGCACCAGACAGCCACATATTTCCAATTCGTGCCATAGGGTACGATGAACCACAGTAAAGCATTACTGTTCGACATGGTAGAGATTTCCCATATAGTATCCAAGTTAATTCAGGATTCTTGAATGCAGAAATTAAGGTCAGAGGATTC
It includes:
- a CDS encoding aspartyl-phosphate phosphatase Spo0E family protein gives rise to the protein MNKRFKKIIKRLRQELEQLYCKEGSFSSPTVLQMSQQLDESIVAFQKLTKH